One genomic window of Aethina tumida isolate Nest 87 chromosome 3, icAetTumi1.1, whole genome shotgun sequence includes the following:
- the LOC109601678 gene encoding uncharacterized protein LOC109601678 isoform X3: protein MKPSTVNNAASIFVLLVIGIVLLQVTTTYAAPHPARYYPGYYSPMQMEGANSEYLLQTIARLRQALNADDLEKPTKRISLDLGTDSSHPAKLQNDILNMNELLRNYG from the exons ATGAAGCCATCAACGGTCAACAATGCAGCATCCATCTTTGTTTTGTTGGTAATTGGAATAGTTCTGTTGCAAGTGACGACGACGTACGCAGCTCCACACCCGGCCAGGTA TTATCCTGGTTACTACTCTCCAATGCAAATGGAAGGCGCCAATTCAGAATACCTACTCCAAACCATAGCCAGACTGCGACAAGCCCTTAACGCCGACGATTTGGAAAA gCCAACGAAGAGAATTTCTCTTGATTTAGGAACTGATTCATCACATCCAGCCAAGTTGCAAAATGATATATTGAACATGAATGAACTTCTTAGAAATTAtggttga
- the LOC109601678 gene encoding uncharacterized protein LOC109601678 isoform X1: MKPSTVNNAASIFVLLVIGIVLLQVTTTYAAPHPARYYPGYYSPMQMEGANSEYLLQTIARLRQALNADDLENENLILKNEFSNIKEVAKRYDGCESKKRGIDFGINRGFPPLWKKCMLTKMNALKTYG; the protein is encoded by the exons ATGAAGCCATCAACGGTCAACAATGCAGCATCCATCTTTGTTTTGTTGGTAATTGGAATAGTTCTGTTGCAAGTGACGACGACGTACGCAGCTCCACACCCGGCCAGGTA TTATCCTGGTTACTACTCTCCAATGCAAATGGAAGGCGCCAATTCAGAATACCTACTCCAAACCATAGCCAGACTGCGACAAGCCCTTAACGCCGACGATTTGGAAAA CGAGAATTTGATcttgaaaaatgaatttagcAATATCAAGGAAGTCGCAAAAAGATATGACGGATGCGAGAGTAAGAAACGGGGAATAGACTTCGGAATAAACAGGGGATTCCCACCGCTTTGGAAAAAATGCATGCTTACTAAAATGAACGCACTAAAAACTTATGGTTAG